The nucleotide window TTTTCGTGGGCGCGGTCGGAGGTATGGCCACGGCAGCGCGCCATCTATGGCTGCAGAGTCTGCCCGCCGATCAGGTGCCGATGTGCGGCCCGGATCTGGGCTACATGATGGACGCATTCCCCTTCGCCAAGATGCTCAAGATGGTCTTCACCGGGTCCGGTGAGTGCGCGAAGCTCGAACCCATTCTGGGTGTCCCCATGCCGGCCTGGACGCTTGTCTGGTACGTGCTTCTGCTCGCTTTGGCCGTGCGTGCCGCGGCTGGTCGCAAGGCCTGATTTCCCATGTCATCGACGATCCATCCGGCGCATGATGCGCGTATGAACTCCTTGTCCTCGACATTCTCACCCGTGGCCGGCTGGAACCCTGGTTCCTGGCAGCAGCGCGTCGCCTTACAGCAGCCTCAGTATGAGGACGCCGCTGAACTGGCAGAGGCCACTGGCCAGCTCGCCCAGCTGCCGCCGCTGGTGACGTCCTGGGAGGTCCTGGCGCTCAAGCAGTCGCTGGCCGAAGCCCAGGAGGGCCAGCGTTTCCTCCTTCAGGGTGGTGACTGCGCGGAAAGCTTCGCGGACTGCACCAGCCCGGTCATCTCGAACCGTCTCAAAGTGCTGCTGCAGATGAGCCTGGTGTTGGTGCATGGCCTTCGCAAGCCGGTGCTTCGCGTCGGGCGATTTGCCGGCCAGTACGCCAAACCGCGCTCGACCGATACCGAAACGCGCGGCGGAGTGACCTTGCCGAGTTTTCGCGGGGACGTTGTCAACGGGCCGGAGTTCACCGCCGAGGCCCGACGCCCCGATCCGCAGCGCCTGATCCAGGCCCACGCCCACTCGGCGTTGACCATGAACTTTGTGCGCGCACTGATCGATGGTGGCTTCGCCGACCTGCATCATCCGGAATACTGGGACCTGGCCTGGGTCGAGCATTCGCCGCTCGCTTCGGAGTATCGCCGCATGGTGAACGGCATCGGCGACTCGCTGCGGTTCATGGAAACGCTGGCGGGCCCGATTGCCGGGTTCACGCGCGTGGATTTCTTCACCTCGCACGAAGCGCTGCTACTGCACTACGAAGAGGCGCTCACGCGACAGGTGCCGCGCCATAAGGGGTGGTTCAATCTCTCCACGCACTTCCCGTGGATCGGCATGCGCACGGCGGCACTCGATGGCGCCCACGTCGAATACTTCCGTGGCATTCGCAATCCGGTGGCCGTGAAGGTAGGGCCGTCGGTGACGGCGGAGCAGCTGTTGCCGTTGATCGAAGCCCTTAATCCCGATGACGAGCCCGGCCGCCTGACCTTGATCCACCGCATGGGTAATGCGCAGATCGCCAAGTCGCTACCGCCCCTGCTCGATGCAGTGAAGCGCGAAGGTCGGCGCGTACTCTGGGTGGCCGACCCCATGCATGGCAACACGGAAAGCACGTCGAACGGCTACAAGACGCGTCGTTTCGACAGCATTCGAGGCGAGCTTGACCAGGCTTTCGATATCCACGCGGCTGCCGGCACCCGTCTGGGTGGCGTCCACCTGGAGCTTACGGGCGAGGACGTGACTGAGTGCATGGGTGGAGCCCGGGATCTCAGCGAGGCCGATCTCGATCGCGCGTACAAGTCGATGGTCGATCCGCGTCTGAACTATGAGCAGTCGCTGGAACTGGCGATGCTGATCGTGCGCAAGTCAACGGGT belongs to Dyella terrae and includes:
- a CDS encoding disulfide bond formation protein B; this translates as MNPLRWSFRVSYLVGFLVCVGLLSFALYAEHWLHMIPCPLCIFQRIAFMVMAVFFLAGAIHGPTSGGRWVYAAGVFVGAVGGMATAARHLWLQSLPADQVPMCGPDLGYMMDAFPFAKMLKMVFTGSGECAKLEPILGVPMPAWTLVWYVLLLALAVRAAAGRKA
- a CDS encoding class II 3-deoxy-7-phosphoheptulonate synthase, giving the protein MNSLSSTFSPVAGWNPGSWQQRVALQQPQYEDAAELAEATGQLAQLPPLVTSWEVLALKQSLAEAQEGQRFLLQGGDCAESFADCTSPVISNRLKVLLQMSLVLVHGLRKPVLRVGRFAGQYAKPRSTDTETRGGVTLPSFRGDVVNGPEFTAEARRPDPQRLIQAHAHSALTMNFVRALIDGGFADLHHPEYWDLAWVEHSPLASEYRRMVNGIGDSLRFMETLAGPIAGFTRVDFFTSHEALLLHYEEALTRQVPRHKGWFNLSTHFPWIGMRTAALDGAHVEYFRGIRNPVAVKVGPSVTAEQLLPLIEALNPDDEPGRLTLIHRMGNAQIAKSLPPLLDAVKREGRRVLWVADPMHGNTESTSNGYKTRRFDSIRGELDQAFDIHAAAGTRLGGVHLELTGEDVTECMGGARDLSEADLDRAYKSMVDPRLNYEQSLELAMLIVRKSTGSLG